A genomic stretch from Kwoniella europaea PYCC6329 chromosome 2, complete sequence includes:
- a CDS encoding cytidine deaminase gives MTSLDTQQLDKLIRASLTYRDSAYAPYSKFRVGAALLSSDGQIFGGCNVENASYGAGICAERTAVVKAISEGQNQFIAVAVTSDVPSPTTSPCGICRQFLREFLSPSVPIYIISSEYPSELPPWLENLDQDQEGDEAKKYVVKMTMEELLPSSFGPDNLGMQGPQ, from the exons ATGACATCTTTAGACACCCAGCAGCTAGACAAGCTCATCAGGGCTTCTCTCACTT ATCGAGATAGCGCCTATGCTCCCTATTCGAAATTCAG AGTCGGCGCTGCCCTCTTGTCATCAGACGGACAGATATTCGGCGGATGTAATGTCGAGAATGCTTCTTATG GTGCCGGTATATGTGCAGAGAGAACAGCTGTTGTCAAAGCTATC AGCGAAGGTCAAAATCAGTTCATAGCAGTCGCTGTGACTTC CGACGTACCTTCCCCAACAACCTCTCCATGCGGTATCTGCCGTCAATTCCTACGTGAATTCCTCTCACCTTCCGTAcccatctatatcatctcatccgaATACCCATCCGAATTACCCCCTTGGCTCGAGAACCTAGATCAAGACCAGGAAGGAGACGAAGCTAAGAAATACGTCGTGAAGATGACAATGGAAGAATTGTTACCTAGTTCGTTTGGACCCGATAATTTAGGTATGCAGGGGCCTCAATAA
- a CDS encoding GTP-binding protein YchF — protein sequence MAPKKKVEEPKKVILGRPSNNLQIGIVGVPNVGKSSFFNTLSQTDLGKAANFPYATIDPEEARIPVPDERFDWLCQLYKPASKVPAFLTCVDIAGLTAGASTGAGLGNAFLSHVRSVDGIFQVVRAFDDAEVIHVEGDVDPCRDMQIISTELRLKDIEWVEKGLEQAKKNARSAGGVSLADKAKKEEVAIVEKILKHLVEDNKDVRKGNWSNKEVEVINGLNLLTAKPITYLVNLSERDFVRKKNKWLPKIKAWIDENNPGDSLIPFSVALEERLVRMTDEEKVAEAETLGLGKNASALGKITTAGYTSLDLIRYFTCGPDEVRAWTIRKGTKAPAAAGVIHSDFENKFICGEIMAYNDLKEHGTEALVKAAGKLRQQGKPYEVVDGDICYWKAGQ from the exons ATGGCTCCtaagaagaaggtcgaagAACCTAAGAAGGTCATCCTCGGTAGACCAAGTAACAACTTACAG ATCGGTATCGTCGGTGTACCAAACGTcggtaaatcatctttcttcaacaccCTTTCTCAAACGGATTTAGGTAAAGCTGCAAACTTCCCCTATGCCACTAT CGACCCAGAGGAAGCTCGTATCCCCGTACCTGACGAGCGATTCGACTGGCTCTGTCAACTATACAAGCCCGCCTCAAAAGTACCAGCCTTCTTGACCTGTGTGGATATCGCAGGTTTGACAGCGGGTGCATCGACAGGTGCAGGTCTAGGAAACGCTTTCTTGTCCCATGTCAGATCGGTCGACGGTATCTTCCAAGTGGTCCGAGCGTTCGATGATGCCGAAGTTATCCATGTCGAAGGTGATGTAGACCCATGTAGGGATATGCAGATCATCTCAACggaattgagattgaaggataTCGAATGGGTTGAGAAAGGCTTGGAACAAGCTAAGAAGAATGCTAGATCGGCTGGTGGTGTTAGTTTGGCTGATaaagccaagaaagaagaagtt GCTATCGTTGAGAAAATCCTCAAACACCTTGTGGAAGACAACAAGGATGTGCGAAAAGGAAACTGGTCGAACAAGGAG GTCGAAGTGATCAACGGTCTGAATCTCTTGACTGCTAAACCTATTACCTACTTGGTCAACTTGTCCGAACGAGATTTCGTGAGGAAAAAGAACAAGTGGTTACCCAAGATTAAAGCTTGGATAGATGAGAACAACCCTGGAGATTCCCTTATCCCATTCTCGGTGGCTCTCGAAGAGCGTCTGGTCAGGATgacggacgaagagaagGTTGCTGAAGCTGAGACACTTGGATTGGGTAAGAACGCTAGTGCGTTGGGCAAGATCACTACGGCAGGTTATACAAGTTTGGACTTGATTAGATATTTCACTT GCGGTCCAGATGAAGTTCGAGCTTGGACAATCCGAAAAGGAACTAAAGCTCCTGCTGCTGCCGGTGTCATCCA CTCCGATTTCGAAAACAAATTCATCTGTGGTGAAATTATGGCCTACAACGATCTCAAGGAACACGGTACGGAAGCACTCGTCAAAGCTGCCGGTAAGCTAAGACAACAAGGTAAACCTTATGAAGTTGTAGATGGTGATATCTGTTATTGGAAAGCTGGTCAATAG